From Synechococcales cyanobacterium T60_A2020_003, the proteins below share one genomic window:
- a CDS encoding ribonuclease HII yields the protein MPRSTRPSHAPSHDEQLPLLILPDQFITGQQVAGVDEVGRGCLFGPVVAAAVILPQNVETSLQEVGVTDSKRLSEDQRAELAIFIQEIAISCRIGVASVREIDRLNILQASLLAMKRAIARLDPQPDACLIDGNQKVPGLLIPQQTIVKGDQRSLAIAAASIIAKVWRDRLIVRMAKRFPSYDLARNKGYGTAKHRQGLKQHGLTPYHRRSFSPCQSSQETDIGDIALDGGTIGKGNA from the coding sequence ATTCCTCGGTCTACTCGCCCATCCCATGCCCCATCTCATGATGAACAGTTACCCTTACTAATCTTGCCGGATCAGTTCATCACGGGTCAGCAAGTAGCGGGAGTGGATGAAGTGGGGCGCGGTTGTCTGTTTGGGCCAGTTGTGGCGGCAGCGGTGATCTTGCCCCAAAATGTAGAAACATCGCTGCAAGAAGTTGGCGTGACGGACAGCAAGCGCCTTTCCGAAGATCAACGGGCTGAGCTTGCGATCTTTATTCAGGAGATAGCGATCAGTTGCCGGATTGGAGTGGCCTCCGTTCGGGAAATTGATCGGCTCAACATTCTCCAGGCATCGCTGCTGGCTATGAAACGAGCGATCGCCCGCCTGGATCCACAGCCCGATGCTTGCCTAATTGACGGAAATCAAAAAGTGCCGGGATTGCTGATTCCCCAACAGACCATCGTGAAAGGAGATCAGCGATCCTTAGCGATCGCGGCGGCCAGCATTATCGCGAAGGTGTGGCGCGATCGCCTGATCGTGCGGATGGCGAAACGGTTTCCGAGCTACGATCTAGCCCGCAATAAGGGCTATGGCACTGCCAAACATCGGCAAGGCTTAAAGCAGCACGGCCTCACGCCCTACCATCGGCGATCCTTTAGCCCCTGTCAGTCTTCCCAAGAAACGGATATTGGAGATATTGCCTTAGATGGCGGAACTATCGGGAAGGGCAACGCCTAA
- a CDS encoding DUF1997 domain-containing protein, translated as MTVHFHASQSVHIAVHEQPVPIRHYLRQPQRLTHALVDPSRIEPLTNDCVRLKMRPLNFMMLTIQPTVDMRIWADADGVVHLCSVGSEIRGVQYIDQRFHLDLVGKLAPQDRVDSTYLVGQADLKVHVDLPPALRFTPRPILETTGNGLLQSVLMTVKQRLMHQLLHDYRRWAIAQVDPAPSLSDRNPGLGVALPDSSAI; from the coding sequence ATGACCGTTCATTTTCACGCCTCCCAGTCCGTTCATATTGCGGTTCACGAGCAGCCTGTTCCCATTCGGCATTACTTGCGCCAACCGCAGCGGCTCACCCATGCGCTTGTGGATCCCAGCCGCATCGAACCGCTCACGAATGACTGCGTTCGTCTTAAGATGCGTCCGCTGAATTTCATGATGCTGACGATTCAGCCCACTGTGGACATGCGAATTTGGGCGGATGCCGATGGTGTGGTGCATTTATGCTCGGTGGGCAGTGAAATTCGCGGTGTGCAATACATCGACCAGCGGTTTCATTTGGATTTGGTCGGAAAACTGGCTCCTCAAGATCGCGTCGATAGCACCTATCTGGTCGGACAGGCCGATCTCAAAGTTCACGTCGATCTGCCGCCTGCTTTGCGATTTACGCCGCGTCCCATTTTGGAAACGACGGGCAATGGTCTACTGCAAAGCGTGCTGATGACGGTCAAACAACGCCTGATGCACCAACTGCTGCACGATTATCGCCGTTGGGCGATCGCCCAGGTTGATCCTGCACCATCCTTGTCGGATCGGAATCCGGGTTTAGGCGTTGCCCTTCCCGATAGTTCCGCCATCTAA